The Nitrospira sp. genome contains a region encoding:
- the ftsW gene encoding putative lipid II flippase FtsW, with protein MSQRSAGTLALPWSTAAPQASKRVGMDHLLLFVTLILAFVGLVMVFSASAVVAGNRFHDSWYYLKRQLAWLVFGLMLLHVASRVDYIWWKRLALPLLGLVTALLIIVLIPSIGVAAKGARRWLRLGPISIQPAEMVKLIGVIYLAAYLARKEDRLQSFSTGLLPALLVIGVLSGLILMEPDMGTVVVLGLVTGGLLFVGGARLSHLSTLALCAVPVGLVLVLSSSYRRQRLMAFLEPWKDASDTGFQITQSFLAFGSGGLFGVGLGESKQKLFFLPEAHTDFVLALVGEELGFAGTGIIILLFVLFVVRGFQISTRARISFGRYLGIGITTLIGTQALVNACVVTGLLPTKGLTLPFVSYGGSSLVMSLAGVGILLNISRDRQAGREEMRPRGGRGWSNRR; from the coding sequence ATGTCACAGAGATCTGCAGGGACCCTGGCATTGCCGTGGTCTACCGCCGCCCCGCAGGCGTCAAAGCGGGTCGGTATGGATCACCTCTTGCTGTTCGTGACACTCATCCTGGCGTTTGTCGGCCTCGTGATGGTGTTCAGCGCGAGCGCGGTGGTGGCGGGCAATCGATTCCACGATTCCTGGTACTACCTCAAGCGGCAACTCGCGTGGCTGGTGTTCGGGTTGATGCTGCTGCACGTGGCATCCCGTGTCGATTACATCTGGTGGAAACGTCTGGCTCTTCCGCTCCTGGGTCTCGTCACGGCGTTGCTGATCATCGTATTGATTCCATCGATCGGTGTCGCGGCGAAAGGAGCCCGGCGTTGGTTGCGGCTGGGGCCTATTTCGATTCAGCCGGCCGAAATGGTGAAATTGATCGGTGTGATCTATCTCGCAGCCTACCTGGCAAGAAAGGAGGATCGGCTCCAATCCTTTTCGACAGGGTTGCTGCCCGCGCTTCTGGTGATCGGCGTCCTCAGCGGGTTGATCCTCATGGAACCGGATATGGGGACCGTGGTGGTCCTGGGACTTGTGACAGGCGGCCTCTTGTTCGTCGGCGGTGCACGTCTGTCTCACCTCTCGACGTTGGCGCTGTGTGCCGTGCCGGTCGGTCTGGTACTTGTTCTGAGCTCCAGCTATCGGCGCCAGCGGCTCATGGCGTTTCTGGAACCGTGGAAAGATGCGTCGGATACGGGATTCCAAATTACCCAATCATTCTTGGCGTTTGGGAGCGGGGGGCTCTTCGGCGTCGGGTTGGGAGAAAGCAAGCAGAAACTGTTCTTTCTCCCCGAAGCACACACAGACTTTGTGTTGGCGCTTGTGGGCGAGGAACTGGGCTTTGCCGGGACGGGCATCATTATTCTTCTGTTCGTGCTGTTTGTCGTTCGCGGATTTCAGATCTCCACCCGGGCGCGCATCTCGTTCGGGCGCTACCTTGGGATCGGTATCACAACGCTTATCGGCACCCAGGCGTTGGTCAATGCCTGCGTGGTGACGGGGTTGTTGCCGACGAAGGGGCTCACGTTGCCCTTCGTCAGTTATGGCGGGTCTTCGTTGGTCATGAGCCTGGCCGGTGTGGGGATCTTGCTGAACATCTCAAGGGATCGGCAGGCCGGACGGGAAGAGATGAGACCTCGGGGCGGGCGTGGTTGGTCGAATCGACGATGA
- a CDS encoding phospho-N-acetylmuramoyl-pentapeptide-transferase, translated as MLYIWLYPLHTEFSFLNVFRYLSFRIIYAAVTAFLIAFILAPWVIRKLQEVKLGQQIRDDGPKRHLAKSGTPTMGGILIIFAVTLSTLLWADISRPHIWLVLVATLGFCAIGFADDYLKFIKAQSKGLSAAQKFTAQIAVALVVALILYSLPGYNTKLSVPFFKNFMPDLGWFYVVFAILVIVGSSNAVNLTDGLDGLAVGPVMIAALAYTVVAYVTGHRLMSEYLLIPHIEGAGELAVFTAAMLGSSLGFLWFNTYPASVFMGDVGSLPLGAALGTVAVISKHELLLLMVGGVFVIEAVSVIFQVASFKSRGKRIFLMAPIHHHFEMKGWEEPKVVVRLWIIAILLALLSLSTLKLR; from the coding sequence ATGCTGTATATCTGGCTCTATCCGCTTCACACCGAATTCTCCTTCCTGAATGTGTTTCGCTACCTGAGCTTTCGCATCATCTATGCCGCAGTCACAGCATTTCTGATCGCATTTATTCTCGCGCCCTGGGTGATCCGAAAGCTCCAAGAGGTCAAGCTGGGTCAACAAATACGCGACGACGGACCGAAACGGCATTTGGCTAAAAGCGGGACACCCACGATGGGGGGAATCCTCATCATCTTTGCCGTCACTCTGTCGACATTGCTCTGGGCCGATATCTCGCGACCCCACATCTGGCTGGTTCTGGTGGCGACCTTGGGGTTTTGTGCCATCGGTTTTGCGGATGACTACCTCAAATTCATCAAGGCCCAGTCGAAGGGACTGTCGGCGGCGCAAAAGTTTACGGCACAGATAGCGGTTGCGCTCGTCGTCGCGCTGATTCTGTATTCATTGCCCGGTTATAACACCAAGCTCAGTGTGCCGTTTTTCAAGAATTTCATGCCGGATTTGGGATGGTTTTACGTGGTCTTTGCCATCCTTGTGATCGTCGGCAGTTCCAATGCCGTCAATCTTACCGACGGTCTCGATGGGCTGGCCGTTGGGCCGGTGATGATTGCGGCATTGGCATACACTGTCGTGGCCTATGTCACCGGCCATCGATTGATGTCGGAGTATCTCCTGATTCCTCACATCGAGGGCGCGGGAGAATTGGCGGTTTTTACGGCGGCCATGTTGGGCTCAAGCCTTGGGTTCCTCTGGTTCAATACCTACCCGGCCTCGGTGTTTATGGGCGATGTCGGTTCACTTCCGCTTGGAGCGGCCCTTGGAACGGTGGCCGTGATCAGCAAGCATGAATTGTTGTTGCTGATGGTCGGCGGTGTCTTCGTGATCGAAGCCGTGTCGGTGATTTTTCAAGTGGCCTCGTTCAAATCCCGGGGGAAGCGGATCTTTCTCATGGCTCCGATTCACCACCACTTTGAGATGAAAGGTTGGGAAGAGCCCAAAGTCGTCGTACGTCTGTGGATCATCGCCATTCTGCTGGCGTTACTGAGCCTGAGCACACTCAAGTTGAGGTGA
- a CDS encoding IS1595 family transposase, whose product MAKKQSIFEVVSRFNSEEKCIKHLERIRWPKGLECPHCQSKRIMTFTAEGKTGKERHLYECLACRYQYSVTVGTIFHDSHLPLVKWFLAIYMICSAKKGMAATQLQRELEIGSYKTAWYMAHRIRLAMQDDPQFCRKYSGIVEIDETYIGGKSKGPRQPALSNKVPVVGIKERTSGKIRLKAIHDASKRTLADFIRKNVEPGSEMHTDEFKSYLWLDSSEFAHKTVNHSQTYVSPDGVHVNGVENVWSLVKRGIMGVFHRVSDKYLPLYLDEFSFRFNNRDAFAMMDRVLATCS is encoded by the coding sequence ATGGCTAAGAAACAAAGCATTTTTGAAGTCGTTTCCAGGTTCAACTCCGAAGAAAAGTGCATTAAGCACCTAGAGCGCATCCGGTGGCCGAAGGGCCTGGAATGCCCCCACTGTCAGAGCAAGCGCATCATGACCTTCACTGCCGAAGGCAAGACTGGCAAAGAACGGCACCTGTACGAGTGCCTTGCCTGCCGGTATCAATATTCCGTGACTGTTGGGACCATCTTCCATGATTCGCACCTGCCCCTCGTGAAATGGTTCCTGGCGATCTACATGATCTGCTCGGCCAAGAAGGGCATGGCCGCTACCCAATTGCAGCGGGAATTGGAAATTGGGAGCTATAAGACTGCTTGGTATATGGCCCATCGGATTCGCCTCGCTATGCAGGATGACCCCCAGTTTTGTCGGAAGTATTCGGGGATTGTTGAGATTGACGAGACTTACATCGGTGGCAAAAGTAAAGGTCCACGTCAGCCCGCACTCTCCAATAAAGTTCCTGTAGTGGGCATAAAAGAGCGGACTTCAGGAAAGATCCGATTGAAAGCCATACATGACGCATCAAAGCGCACCCTCGCCGATTTCATTCGGAAGAATGTTGAGCCAGGATCGGAGATGCATACCGATGAGTTTAAGTCCTATCTCTGGCTGGATAGTTCTGAATTTGCCCATAAGACCGTGAACCATTCTCAAACCTACGTCAGCCCTGACGGAGTGCATGTGAACGGCGTTGAAAACGTATGGTCCTTGGTCAAGCGGGGGATTATGGGCGTGTTTCATAGAGTCTCCGACAAGTACCTTCCGCTCTACCTGGATGAGTTCTCATTCCGTTTCAATAACCGTGATGCCTTCGCCATGATGGACCGTGTGTTAGCGACGTGTAGCTAG
- the murD gene encoding UDP-N-acetylmuramoyl-L-alanine--D-glutamate ligase — protein MVGADTMQLAGAHVTVVGLARSGLAAARLLQEAGALVTVADRKERGELVSLLGSLDQATIRFVLGNSYESALDTAELVVISPGVPYRMEALERVRRRGVKVISELDLGSRFLSAPILALTGTNGKSTTVTLIGKMMQESGKRVFVGGNLGTAFSEAALQSLQAMKHGRPCPYDALVVEVSSFQLETVEQFHPWIAGILNVTVDHQDRYGSIDEYVAAKNRIFENQTPSDYALFNLDDPRVAPLRRNVRARTLGFTRTHSLPHELAGGAYLDRDRIMITIEGRTQEVCGRSEIKLIGNHNIENAMVAATYALLSGCPLSIIRQALKEFPGLEHALEVVRERRGVRFINDSKGTNVDATLKALESIDQPIWLIAGGRDKGGDFSRLAPAIRQRVKRLLLIGEAAPLIANAMQGYQGTERASSLREAVESAASGADAGDVVLLSPACASFDMFADYQDRGRQFKALVESLPA, from the coding sequence ATGGTGGGGGCGGACACCATGCAACTGGCAGGAGCGCACGTGACGGTTGTCGGACTTGCACGGAGCGGCCTCGCTGCCGCTCGCTTATTGCAGGAAGCCGGCGCGCTGGTCACGGTGGCTGACCGTAAGGAGAGAGGAGAGCTGGTCAGCCTGCTTGGATCATTGGACCAGGCGACGATCCGTTTCGTTCTGGGCAACAGCTATGAATCGGCCCTCGACACCGCCGAATTGGTGGTCATCAGTCCGGGAGTCCCCTATCGGATGGAGGCCCTTGAACGGGTACGTCGGCGAGGTGTGAAGGTCATCAGTGAGCTTGATCTCGGTTCGCGATTTCTTTCCGCTCCGATCCTGGCGCTCACCGGTACAAACGGAAAGAGCACGACGGTCACGCTGATCGGGAAGATGATGCAGGAGAGTGGAAAGCGCGTCTTTGTCGGCGGGAATCTCGGGACGGCGTTCAGTGAAGCTGCCCTCCAATCCCTGCAGGCCATGAAGCATGGCCGGCCCTGCCCGTACGACGCCTTGGTGGTGGAGGTGTCCAGTTTCCAGCTCGAAACGGTGGAGCAGTTCCATCCATGGATCGCCGGGATTCTCAATGTGACCGTGGACCATCAGGATCGTTATGGGTCGATCGACGAATATGTCGCCGCCAAGAACCGGATTTTCGAGAACCAAACTCCGTCGGATTACGCCCTCTTCAACCTGGACGATCCAAGAGTCGCTCCATTACGGCGGAACGTGAGGGCTCGCACGCTGGGGTTCACGAGGACCCACTCGTTGCCTCACGAACTGGCCGGTGGGGCATATCTTGATCGCGATCGCATCATGATCACCATCGAGGGGCGGACTCAGGAAGTATGCGGACGGAGCGAGATCAAGCTCATCGGTAATCACAACATCGAGAACGCGATGGTCGCCGCAACCTATGCCCTGCTGAGCGGATGTCCTCTCAGTATCATTCGTCAGGCGCTCAAGGAATTCCCCGGATTGGAGCACGCGTTGGAAGTCGTTCGGGAGCGGCGAGGCGTACGGTTCATCAACGACTCCAAAGGAACCAACGTGGATGCCACGCTCAAGGCGCTGGAGAGCATCGACCAGCCGATCTGGCTCATCGCCGGTGGCCGCGACAAGGGGGGAGATTTCTCCCGGCTCGCTCCTGCAATCCGTCAGCGAGTGAAGCGACTGCTTCTGATCGGCGAGGCGGCTCCGCTGATTGCGAATGCGATGCAGGGGTATCAAGGGACTGAGCGGGCAAGCTCCTTGCGTGAAGCCGTTGAATCGGCGGCATCGGGAGCTGACGCAGGGGACGTGGTGCTTCTGTCACCGGCCTGCGCGAGTTTCGACATGTTTGCGGATTATCAGGATCGAGGGCGTCAGTTTAAAGCACTCGTGGAATCTTTGCCGGCATAA
- the rsmH gene encoding 16S rRNA (cytosine(1402)-N(4))-methyltransferase RsmH, whose protein sequence is MVNEFVHVPVLRQEVLYWLVLNQPMTILDCTVGYGGHAELLLESTTAGTRVIGLDRDSKAIDFCRQRLIRFGERIVLRHGHYRDLKRHLVEAGVSTVDGVLFDFGVSSPQLDDASRGFSFQREGPLDMRMDQTTGKTAADLVNSTPEHELADIIFQYGEERYARRIARAIVQERQRRVIETTETLVSVIARSVPASYRHGRIHCATRTFQALRIAVNQELESLEPSLRDATEVLSTGGRICAISFHSLEDRVVKHTFRSLAQGAEARLSVLTKKPILPSAEECAANPRSRSAKLRVAEHQPKLRLS, encoded by the coding sequence ATTGTTAATGAATTCGTGCATGTGCCGGTACTTAGACAGGAAGTTCTTTATTGGCTCGTTTTGAATCAGCCAATGACGATTCTCGATTGTACGGTGGGATATGGTGGGCATGCAGAATTGCTTCTGGAATCAACTACGGCTGGAACACGAGTCATAGGATTAGATCGAGATTCCAAGGCGATTGATTTCTGTCGGCAGCGGTTGATTCGATTTGGTGAACGTATCGTGTTGCGCCACGGACATTATCGAGACTTGAAGCGGCATCTTGTCGAAGCCGGTGTCTCTACGGTGGACGGTGTGCTCTTCGATTTCGGCGTCTCGTCTCCGCAGCTGGACGATGCTTCGCGAGGGTTCAGCTTTCAGCGAGAAGGCCCGCTCGATATGCGCATGGATCAGACGACAGGTAAAACCGCCGCCGACTTGGTGAATAGCACTCCGGAGCACGAACTCGCCGACATCATTTTTCAGTATGGAGAGGAGCGATATGCGCGGCGCATTGCTCGAGCGATCGTACAAGAAAGACAGCGCCGCGTCATCGAGACCACAGAGACACTCGTGTCCGTCATCGCCCGATCGGTGCCGGCTTCGTATCGTCATGGACGGATCCATTGTGCGACACGGACGTTTCAGGCGCTTCGCATCGCCGTGAATCAAGAACTGGAAAGCTTGGAGCCGTCGCTGCGGGATGCGACGGAAGTCCTGTCGACCGGCGGGAGAATCTGCGCGATCTCTTTTCACTCTCTCGAAGACCGTGTCGTCAAACATACCTTCCGGTCTCTCGCGCAAGGGGCCGAAGCCAGGCTATCAGTGCTCACGAAGAAACCGATCCTTCCCTCCGCAGAAGAGTGTGCAGCGAATCCACGGTCGCGAAGCGCCAAGTTGCGAGTCGCGGAACATCAACCGAAGTTGAGGCTGTCATGA
- a CDS encoding UDP-N-acetylmuramoyl-L-alanyl-D-glutamate--2,6-diaminopimelate ligase — protein sequence MTFATMLQTLEGHVRILEQHGDLGVPIHAITDDSRAVSTRSLFVAVKGERVDGHHFIPAAMKGGMVALVTQQPVREVPVPFVQVEDSRKALGLLGSRFYGDPSSRIRMIGVTGTNGKTTTTYVCKALLEALSRQVGLIGTVAYQIGGNAIPAAHTTPGALELQQLLDKMVAAGCTTAVMEVSSHALAQDRTSGCEYDVAVFSNLTQDHLDFHKTMEEYFQAKLRLFTGLTGGRKANKRAIVNVDDSYGTRIAEQCPAPVWTYALKNKADLRAEAVRLSLQGTTFTAATPVGNFPVESHLVGEHNVYNLLAAIGVALHEGATPDQIRQAVGRVINVPGRFERVIGGQPFTVVVDYAHTEDALVRLLTAAQALKTGRIITVFGCGGDRDRGKRPKMGAAAVGYSDVVILTSDNPRTEDPHAILEQVEVGVIDALRQRSHVQYRKVADRREAIKEAVREARAGDMVLIAGKGHEDYQIIGTQKFHFDDREVARDAIERVGVRV from the coding sequence ATGACCTTTGCAACCATGCTTCAAACGCTTGAAGGACATGTAAGGATTCTTGAACAACACGGAGATCTCGGCGTGCCGATACACGCCATCACCGATGATTCTCGAGCCGTCTCGACCAGAAGCCTCTTTGTCGCCGTGAAAGGAGAGCGGGTCGATGGGCATCACTTCATTCCGGCGGCCATGAAAGGGGGGATGGTTGCGCTGGTTACGCAGCAGCCGGTGCGTGAGGTGCCCGTTCCGTTCGTACAGGTCGAGGATTCCCGGAAGGCACTTGGTCTTCTTGGGAGCCGGTTTTATGGAGACCCGTCCTCGCGGATCCGAATGATCGGTGTCACGGGGACGAACGGGAAAACGACCACGACGTATGTCTGCAAAGCCCTGTTGGAAGCGTTGAGCCGCCAAGTGGGATTGATAGGAACTGTTGCGTATCAGATCGGCGGGAATGCGATACCGGCGGCGCACACGACTCCCGGTGCCCTCGAATTGCAGCAGCTGCTCGACAAGATGGTGGCTGCCGGGTGCACCACCGCGGTCATGGAAGTGTCTTCTCATGCCTTGGCGCAAGATCGCACGAGTGGGTGCGAATACGATGTAGCGGTCTTTTCGAATCTGACTCAGGATCATCTCGATTTTCACAAGACGATGGAGGAGTATTTTCAGGCCAAGTTGCGGCTCTTTACCGGATTGACCGGAGGACGGAAGGCGAATAAGCGGGCCATCGTCAACGTGGATGACTCCTATGGAACCCGTATTGCCGAGCAGTGCCCTGCCCCGGTTTGGACCTATGCGTTAAAGAATAAAGCGGATTTGCGTGCCGAAGCGGTACGGCTGTCGCTTCAGGGAACAACTTTTACCGCTGCGACTCCGGTCGGAAACTTTCCCGTCGAAAGTCATCTTGTCGGTGAGCATAACGTCTACAACTTGCTGGCCGCTATCGGGGTGGCCCTTCACGAAGGGGCGACACCCGATCAGATTCGTCAGGCTGTGGGTAGGGTCATCAATGTGCCGGGACGGTTCGAACGTGTCATAGGGGGTCAGCCTTTTACAGTCGTCGTAGATTATGCCCATACCGAAGATGCTCTCGTTCGGCTGCTGACGGCGGCGCAAGCGTTGAAGACCGGACGCATTATCACGGTGTTTGGGTGCGGTGGAGATCGCGATCGGGGGAAGAGGCCGAAGATGGGAGCAGCGGCAGTGGGCTACAGTGATGTCGTGATTCTCACTTCGGACAATCCTCGGACCGAGGATCCCCACGCCATTCTCGAACAAGTAGAAGTCGGAGTAATCGACGCACTGCGACAACGGTCACACGTCCAATATCGAAAAGTAGCTGATCGACGAGAGGCCATTAAGGAAGCTGTGCGGGAAGCCCGCGCAGGAGATATGGTGTTGATCGCCGGCAAAGGGCACGAGGATTACCAGATCATCGGCACACAGAAGTTCCATTTCGACGATCGCGAAGTCGCGCGCGACGCGATCGAACGAGTTGGAGTCCGCGTCTAG
- a CDS encoding penicillin-binding protein 2: MSGSFSRGRRYVLLLVLLCGFGVVLFRLVTLQVLQAAELSVKADRQHQKTVSLEGARGTIVDRHGKILAMNVEVPSVFGVPTTLESPAKTARQLAPVLHVRIDELERKLRQDRSFVWLARKLDPDQGRRLDRLSLDGVGVVMEGRRFYPKGPLLAHVLGFAGMDGEGLEGVERRYESSLHGEKRMMVLQRDAFGRTVFPKGLMERTPTSGHSLTLTIDEVIQYIAERELEDAVSRAQAKSGVMIVLDPKTGALLAMAISPRFDPNVVSALSPDRWRNKALTDAYEPGSTMKAMMAAAAIEERVVKPNTMVFGEHGHMTVANTVIHDHEKLGWMSFAEVIQKSSNIGAAKTGMALGEQRLYRYLQAFGFGQRTEIDLPGEGAGLVKNPKDWGRRSVASISMGQEIGVTPIQMASAVGALANGGVLMKPYVVSEIRDVDGHIIKQVPPQAKRRVISPETAHSMTKILEGVVTDGTGVKAAIPGFRVAGKTGTAQKIDPRTGTYSNSRFVSSFAGYVPADSPRLAMIVVIDEPQGEAWGGTVAAPVFSRVGEQVLGYLGVSSNEPVTLAMAPRKS, from the coding sequence GTGTCCGGTTCTTTCTCTCGTGGCCGTCGATATGTGCTGCTGCTGGTGTTGCTCTGTGGGTTTGGAGTGGTCCTGTTCCGGCTGGTCACTTTGCAAGTGTTGCAGGCGGCTGAACTCTCCGTCAAAGCGGACCGACAGCATCAGAAAACAGTCTCGCTTGAAGGGGCGCGCGGTACTATTGTCGATCGGCACGGCAAGATTCTCGCCATGAACGTAGAGGTGCCGTCCGTGTTCGGAGTTCCCACGACATTGGAAAGTCCCGCCAAGACTGCTCGGCAGCTGGCGCCTGTTCTACATGTGCGGATTGATGAGCTGGAGAGAAAGCTTCGACAGGACCGGAGTTTCGTATGGTTGGCTCGAAAACTGGACCCTGATCAGGGGCGCCGACTTGATCGCTTGTCGCTTGACGGAGTCGGGGTCGTGATGGAAGGGCGGCGATTCTACCCCAAAGGGCCACTACTCGCGCATGTGTTGGGTTTTGCGGGCATGGACGGCGAAGGATTGGAAGGTGTGGAGCGCCGCTACGAATCTTCCTTGCACGGCGAAAAGCGCATGATGGTGCTGCAGCGTGATGCTTTCGGACGTACGGTGTTTCCCAAGGGGTTGATGGAGCGGACTCCCACGTCGGGTCATAGTCTCACGCTCACGATCGATGAGGTGATTCAATATATTGCGGAAAGGGAGCTGGAAGATGCCGTCTCCCGCGCCCAGGCAAAATCAGGTGTGATGATTGTGCTTGATCCGAAGACGGGAGCGCTGCTGGCTATGGCGATCAGCCCGCGATTCGATCCGAATGTCGTTTCGGCTTTGAGTCCTGATCGCTGGCGAAATAAGGCCCTCACTGATGCGTATGAACCAGGGTCAACCATGAAGGCCATGATGGCTGCGGCCGCCATTGAAGAGCGGGTGGTGAAGCCGAATACGATGGTGTTCGGAGAGCACGGTCACATGACTGTCGCGAACACCGTGATTCATGATCATGAAAAGCTGGGGTGGATGTCCTTTGCCGAGGTTATTCAGAAGTCCAGTAACATTGGAGCGGCGAAGACCGGTATGGCGTTGGGAGAGCAGCGGCTGTATCGCTATCTTCAAGCATTCGGATTCGGGCAGCGAACGGAGATTGATCTTCCCGGAGAAGGGGCGGGGTTGGTCAAGAATCCGAAAGACTGGGGCCGCCGTTCCGTTGCGTCTATTTCAATGGGGCAGGAGATAGGGGTGACGCCGATTCAAATGGCATCCGCTGTCGGCGCTCTTGCAAACGGCGGTGTGCTGATGAAGCCCTACGTGGTTTCAGAGATCCGAGACGTTGACGGCCATATCATTAAACAGGTGCCGCCTCAGGCGAAGCGACGCGTGATTTCTCCGGAAACCGCCCATAGCATGACGAAGATTCTAGAAGGCGTCGTCACGGACGGCACCGGCGTGAAGGCGGCCATTCCTGGATTCAGGGTCGCTGGGAAAACCGGAACGGCTCAGAAGATCGATCCTCGGACAGGAACCTATTCGAACTCTCGATTCGTGTCTTCGTTCGCGGGGTATGTCCCGGCAGACAGCCCACGGCTTGCCATGATTGTGGTCATCGATGAGCCTCAGGGCGAAGCGTGGGGTGGGACCGTGGCCGCACCCGTATTCAGTCGTGTCGGTGAGCAGGTGTTAGGCTACTTGGGCGTGTCCTCGAATGAGCCGGTTACCTTGGCGATGGCTCCGCGGAAATCGTGA
- a CDS encoding UDP-N-acetylmuramoyl-tripeptide--D-alanyl-D-alanine ligase, translating into MQGSIQMALFTVEELREVISDRVLAGGGAGWTKQRIRRISLDTRSLQPGDLFLAIRGDRFDGHDFVATALSRGAAGAIVLDSYDVSKLALKPGLKRTAPIILGVRDPLFAYQQLAAYHRSRFQIPVVAVTGSNGKTTTKEMVASVMAHHWKILKTEGNLNNRLGVPQTLLRLNDRHKGAVIEMGVDNLGQTTRLCEIVRPTIGIITNIGPDHLEFFGSMDASAQAKAELLDLLPADGTAILNADDAYFDYLAARARCRVVSFGFSSKADVRAMDVKSDGRNGTIFRLLLPGKVRHTIVHIRVQGEHNVTNALAAGAVGSVLGFPGAVIAQGLSRFRPAAMRSQVLVNRGVKLIIDCYNANPASMKAAVQLLVQAGANRKKIAVLGDMLELGPNAVQMHEEVGGFVARHGVDQLVACGALGRSIAKGARQAGLDHTHILEARDARTAAAAVKAIVRTGDVVLIKASRGMRLELVADALQGIKRSAKKAS; encoded by the coding sequence GTGCAGGGAAGCATCCAGATGGCGCTGTTTACCGTCGAAGAATTGCGGGAAGTGATCAGCGATCGAGTCTTGGCCGGCGGAGGAGCCGGGTGGACGAAGCAGCGTATACGCCGCATCAGCCTCGATACTCGCTCTCTCCAGCCGGGCGATCTCTTTCTGGCGATACGAGGAGATCGATTTGACGGGCACGACTTTGTAGCGACGGCGCTGTCGCGCGGAGCGGCCGGCGCCATCGTGCTCGATTCTTATGATGTGTCGAAGCTTGCCCTCAAGCCGGGCTTGAAACGCACGGCGCCGATTATTCTGGGTGTGCGCGATCCGCTCTTCGCCTACCAGCAGTTGGCCGCCTACCACCGGAGCCGATTTCAGATCCCTGTCGTCGCAGTCACAGGAAGTAACGGCAAGACGACGACGAAGGAAATGGTCGCGAGCGTCATGGCGCATCACTGGAAAATCCTCAAGACCGAGGGCAACCTGAACAATCGATTGGGAGTTCCGCAGACCTTGCTCCGCCTCAATGATCGGCACAAAGGGGCCGTCATCGAGATGGGGGTCGATAACCTCGGTCAGACGACCAGGCTTTGCGAAATCGTCCGGCCCACGATCGGGATCATTACGAATATCGGTCCCGACCATCTCGAGTTTTTCGGGAGTATGGACGCATCCGCTCAAGCGAAAGCGGAGTTGCTCGATCTGCTTCCGGCCGACGGAACGGCGATTCTCAACGCTGATGATGCATACTTTGACTATCTTGCCGCGAGAGCTCGATGCCGGGTGGTGTCGTTCGGGTTTTCATCGAAGGCCGACGTCCGTGCGATGGATGTCAAATCCGACGGGCGCAATGGGACGATCTTTCGTCTTCTGCTTCCAGGAAAGGTACGGCACACGATCGTTCATATTCGAGTCCAAGGCGAGCACAACGTCACCAATGCATTGGCTGCAGGAGCGGTCGGATCGGTTTTGGGTTTTCCTGGAGCGGTCATCGCTCAGGGACTCTCCCGTTTTCGACCCGCTGCCATGCGGTCGCAGGTGCTGGTCAATCGCGGCGTGAAGCTGATCATCGACTGTTACAATGCCAACCCCGCCTCCATGAAAGCGGCCGTGCAGTTGCTCGTGCAAGCCGGAGCGAACAGAAAAAAGATCGCCGTTTTGGGAGACATGCTGGAACTCGGTCCGAACGCCGTTCAGATGCACGAAGAAGTCGGCGGATTTGTGGCGCGTCACGGGGTCGATCAACTTGTGGCTTGCGGGGCGTTAGGCCGAAGCATTGCCAAAGGGGCACGGCAGGCGGGGCTTGATCACACTCACATTCTCGAAGCGCGGGATGCACGAACTGCTGCCGCTGCTGTGAAAGCGATCGTCAGAACGGGGGACGTCGTGCTGATCAAGGCGTCCCGCGGGATGAGGTTGGAACTCGTGGCGGACGCACTCCAGGGAATCAAACGCTCGGCAAAGAAGGCTTCGTAA
- the ftsL gene encoding cell division protein FtsL produces the protein MKTLTILLGLCLVFVFVWERVDMVRVGYHIERLKRDKTVLERQRDELRVKVSALSASDRIAKVATEKLGMSLPQQGQVIVVQTKPSGVQPTDVVPAEVKVARNDLPSGRY, from the coding sequence ATGAAGACTCTGACCATTCTCCTAGGGCTTTGTCTGGTATTCGTGTTTGTGTGGGAGCGCGTGGATATGGTTCGGGTCGGTTATCACATTGAACGGTTGAAGCGTGACAAGACGGTGTTGGAGCGTCAGCGGGACGAACTCCGCGTCAAGGTTTCGGCATTGAGTGCGTCCGACCGAATTGCGAAGGTGGCGACAGAAAAACTGGGTATGAGTCTGCCCCAGCAAGGTCAGGTTATCGTGGTTCAAACCAAGCCGAGCGGTGTCCAGCCCACAGACGTTGTGCCGGCCGAAGTGAAAGTCGCTAGAAATGATCTTCCCAGCGGGAGGTACTAG